The DNA window CATCAGTTTGCCAAATCAAATCCAGAACTACATAgtttaacaaaacactgctcacCAGGTGCTCAATGGATCAGAAGAGACAAATATCAGTTATGTAGTTTTATGCTCTTTGTATCGGCGTTTTTTCCACCTCAGGACATGTTTTCGACTGAACTTAAAAGAACTATGATGAGTTTAATGCTCCTGTTACTCTCAGGCAGGTGTTTAAAGGTCATAAAATAGATGGATGAACAGGTGCCTGAATGTTTCCTCAGAAAAGCATGTGTTACATGTTCATCTTCAGTGGTGTTGTTTCACCTGAACTTGGACCATGCAAGACTACATGACTGGGAAAATCTATATTTCACATCCCACCAAGAGcgtttcatgttgttgtttcatgtcGACTCGCTCAGATTGTGTTTCATCAATTCTTCTTAGCTACATAGTTAAACTGTTTCGTGATTTTGCTGTGGTTATTCatctgttttaagtgtgtttgctgttaatatttctgagtgTATTGTACAGTAGAGCCAGAGTCAGCACTTGGTGTTGTATTTTGGAAAGGTAACCTGATGCACCACATGGTTCTGTGTCCTGAGTGTCTGTGCATCTTGACGCAGCTGTGGTTTTGTTTCTATCAAAAATAAACTTGGCATGTATTCAGAGCTGCTTCTGGGACGCTGCTGAAACGTGTCATGGTTCACATGAATTGTCTAAATGATTGCAATCAGCTCCAGGGACGTTATCCAGAAACACTTGCAGAGCTTCTGAGAGCTTCTAAACTTTCTAAGCCTTTTCTCACTTTACATTAACtttcaggaataaaaacaagttaaacaatTGTGTCAAATCAACCAGTTCCTCATAGTTTAACTGTAACATCCTTGAAGATGCTTCCAGGCCACATGAATTGATCTGAATGATCTCTCACCAGTGTCGATCTTTTCAGTTCTGGTGATGGTCTTGTTGGAGTGAGGGTTGTAGATGATGCAGGTTACAGACTTTAACCCTCTAACGTTGACAGAGCTTGTGAAGGAGAAGGTTTTTTCTGTTGGATCCAGCTGCAGGAACGTCTCAGCATCCTGCAGGTCCAGCTCTTCATCGCTGGATCTGTTCAGACCCTTCCATGATACCTGAGCTGCAGGATATCCTCCTCGTGCTGAGCAGGTTGCACTGTTGGTTGTATCCTTCACCATCAGGACCAGATCCTGGTAGGGAGCTGTGAGTGTGACAGAACAACTGagacatttacagcattttgaTATGAGGAGAGATTTATTGAGGTTTGGTGTAAAGAAGCCTGTCAAATTACCTGAAACCTGCAGCCTGGATCTGCACCGTTCTTCAGGTGGCATCTGCTTATCGAATTTAACGAAGGCAACGAACGTTTTCTGATCATCTTCAGGAGAAATGTTGTCAAGTCTGATGGAAATATTTCCAGAACTAAACTCAGAATTGAAGACTTGGAACCTGCCCTTGTATTTGTCACATGCTGGCAATGTTTTCCCATTGTCCCAGTGACACAGTTGGTCAGAAGACTGGTCCTCCTGCCAGTAAAACGACAGTGGATTACCAGGGAGAGAGCAGGGGATCAGGACGGATCCTCCAACAGCTGCACTGAGAAGCTGCTCTGAGATCAGACCTGTAATGTGTGTTAGAATAGAAAATATTGTCGTCAGCATAAAGTGAAATGATGAGTCCCATCAAAATGCTGAGAATGTCACAGCAGTAAACCAGGGGTGTGATTTTTCAGGATAAATCAGTAAATCCAGCTTTTCCAGCCTGAAAATGAGGCTCTCAGAAATCATGCAAATCTGCTTTTTTGGGGGATGGGGGGATGGGCAAGGCACAGGTCGGGTATTGGTAAAAATAATGAAAGCTCACTGCTGACAAggttttttgtgcctctgattAATGTCTTCATGTCCCTCCGCAAGTAGTCCATTCATTTGTCACGATGGaacaaagcagagctccaccaaagagcctgCAATCGTTTCAGAAGGTTCTCTGATGTGTTCTAAGTTCTAATGTTGGGcgtgtgtgtgaactgtttttttcttagctGAAGCTGACAACGGtacaaaataatgtaaagagagacatagtGGAGTTCCTATTTTCGTTTTGACAAGTATAATACATTCTGTTGTCTACCCCTTACATGACCTGGCGAGTGACATTATTCTAAAATGCATAAGAATAACTCCCACAACATGGTTAGAAAATACAGCCTCTAGAGCCAGCTGCACAACGTTTCATCACAGGTGTCATGTTTGGCTACAACTATAATGTGCTTTACTGTGGCTGCGATGACATGCAGTTAGAGAGCTAAACAAATTCTCAGAGAACTAAAGTTACATCCAGTAACTACTGTTCCAGTGGGGacctcatgggaccttatttcagaaaacatgGCAGTGATTGgagtttttaaatattcatttttaatctctgAATTCTGAGAAATTATTTGAGTTTAGATTCTAATAATTCACAGTGAAAATAAGTCAGAACTCTATTGTTTCTAATCCTCTTACTCAGATACTGTCAcctcaaagaaacaaaaaaaataccctgATATAAATGTCACCCATGGTATTATACCTGTTATATCTtgcaaaacacactgatggtCTTCATGATGAGAAGTTAAACATGACAGCATGACAAGTTTTAACCACAAAAAAGCAAAGCTCTTCTAAAGTTTTTTAATTTGCTCAGAAGAGGACGAGAAGCCTCCGAGGCCcaataaagagaaaagagattaaataataaaagcaccTAAAGGCTGATGACACCCTGCTGCCCTGaactctgcctgtctgtgtagAATCAAATCAAAGATCACACATCCAGTTTACAGCCAAACAAATGCAATCAATAGCTAGAAGTGTGGCTGCAGCTTTCAGGCCGATTAAGAGTGAAGTTAATTTTTACAAGCGTGAAGTTGGACACAACATTGTGTTCATAACATTGTGTATAGTTCAGGTCAGTGTGTTCATCTGTTGTTATGCTCTCAGCAGATTTTCTAAGCTTGCAGGTGATTTATGGTGACATGGAATGAGTTGCGTACAGTCACTTTTGTGTCCCCCCCAATCCTGACATTGGATCTGCACCTGTGCTTCTGCCTGAGGCGCCTGACGTATTCATACACCTGTAGTTTGTATAAACTACTACTACACTCCTGTCAACTGAGCGTCTGCACTCACCGACACGAACTCACTGATCTTAGATATCAATCTGTTACTGTATCTTAGGAACAGAGATGTCTGGGATCGTATGTATCAATATTTCTGTATTGATCCTCACGTGTCACTCTTTGTAGAACTGAACAATGCGATGTTCGCTCACCTGGCTGTTACCTGGATGTTGCACAAAAACTCTCTCTGCCTCGACAACAGGATTTTCTTAACAAAACAGCCCTGTGGCTGacagatttatttgtttcttccttCAAATAAAGACTAGTCGGGAGCACActacccacatggcaacatggaaggagttggaggtcgtTCTGCAAAGCGGCTGATATTCGATAAGAGAGAAATGGCACTCTGAGActgagagataatatgtttgcacaatgtcttatttatattgtattttatcacttgtttctttcttcagtttttatttggtgtgatatttttgaagGAAGAGGGTGCTGGTTAagatcttgcctagggcaccaagTTACTCAGGGCCGGCACTGCTGATTTATTGAGGTTTGATGTAAAGAAGCTTCTGAAATTACCTGAAACCTGCAGCTTGGATCTGCAACGTTCTTCAGAttgttttaagacttttttctcttcatcGTAGAATTTGACGTAGGAAAAGAATGTTTTCTGATCATCTTCGAGAGAAATGTTTTCAAGTCTGATGGAAATATTTCCAGCACTAAACTCATGAGTGAAGACTTGGAACCTGCCCTCGTATTTGTTGTCttctattttcatttctttcccaTTCTCCCATCGAAAAACAGGATTGTCGCCCTCCTGCCAGTAAAACCAGTTGAGACTGAGTGGATATCCTGGGAGAGAGCAGGGGATCAGGACGGATCCTCCAACAGCTGCTCTGAGAAGCTGCTCTGAGATCAGACCTGTAATGTGTgctagaaaagaaaacacatttgtcagtgAAAGAGAATTAATGAATCCCAAAAGACCaataacatgaaaagaaaagttaaaaaaacaaactaacttCACGAGGAGAAGGTGCGTCCCTGTACAGAAACTCTGAGTCTGACGgacaaacattcacattcagatCAACTGCCGACTTTCTTCACACCAACATGTGGAAGGTGAACAAAGCAGCCGAGATACAAGAACCAACATGAACAACTTCATCTCCCGACCATCCGAGGAAGTCAAGAGCCGCTTTATTGTTGATGGAAACGTCACCACAACAACTGGAAACTCTTACAGGTCACATGTGAACAAAGAGCCTGCATCCAAGTAAACACTCCTGTTGACGATACCCTCGCTCGATTTCTTCTTCCTGGACTAGGTGATAATATTCACTGTATGTCTGACTCCTGTGGATCATGTCATGCACCCCCATGTACCCAATGTCTtgatgtcaaattaaaaacaaacaggaggaaatgctGGAGGAATGTGGGAGTGAGTCAGTAGCCTTGTCTGTATGAAAGATACAGAGGTAGAGATTGCAACAGAGGCAAGACTCCATCTGTGTGGATGGAAAGGCCAGCATGGCATGTCGGTCTGATGGCGTTCAGCCTGACAATTAAACTTGATGCCGCCAGAGTACGTGGAGCCTCAAATACCACCAGCACActgccctcctcttcctcgccctCCCCGAAGGCTGACCACGATGGATAGTTTGTGACGGAGATGTCTGGATAACCCCTCATGAGAGAAACTGTCAACAGCGAGAGCTAAAAGTGTGGCTGCATCTTTCAGGTCCATTAACACTGTTTAATGAAGTTGGACACAACATTATGTCTATTATTCAGGTCAGTGtgttcatctgttgttttgctcTTAACAGAAGTAAGAATACAATTTACAATTACAAAAGACGAAAAAATAGATTGCATGAAATGGTTGAAATAACAGGTAATGATACAAATTAGTAAAGTAGGtgagataataaataaataaaataagtagAACACAACTAAGACAGTTGGAGTACAAATAAACATACAAGGACCACATCACATAAAGGCAAGTCTATAAAAGTATgttttaagaagtgatttaaaagaatttACCGATCTCGAAAGCTCTATCTCCTCAGGCAGGGCGTTCCACAGTCGAGAGGCCTTTATAGCGAAGGCAAGGTCCCCTTTAGTTTTTAGTCTCAACTTTGGAACAGTTGGGACGGCCCGCCTGAGGATCTAAGGCTGCGAGCTGCTTCATAAGGAATTAAAATATCTGTAATATATCTCAGGGCCAGACCTGAGCGTGATTTAAAAGTGATCAGTAAAATCTAAAGATCAGTTCTAATACAGACAGAGAGCCAATGGAGGGAAGCTAATGTTGGAGTGATGTGTTGACGTCTGTTAAAACCAGTTGGAAGCCGAGCTGCTGAATTCTGAACCAGTTGGAcgtgagagagagatttttatttaatgccagagaggaggaagttgcAGTAATCTAGTCTGGAGAAGATGAATGCGTGAATGAGTTTCTCCAGATCGGggctgtgagcatgtgttttATTCTACAGACAGAGTGTAGCTGATAGAAGCAGGACTGGACCAGTTTATTGACATGAGGGATGAATGTCAGCTCTGAGTCAAAGTACACCTAGGTTTCTTGCAGTGGGTTTTATGTTGCCGGAGACGGAACCAAGGGCTTGCTGATAATGACTTATAGGGTTGGGGGGTGAACAACATGATTTCTGTGGACAAATAATCAGGTTTAAATATATTA is part of the Acanthopagrus latus isolate v.2019 chromosome 9, fAcaLat1.1, whole genome shotgun sequence genome and encodes:
- the LOC119025577 gene encoding uncharacterized protein LOC119025577 isoform X3, encoding MFVRQTQSFCTGTHLLLVKLVCFFNFSFHVIGLLGFINSLSLTNVFSFLAHITGLISEQLLRAAVGGSVLIPCSLPGYPLSLNWFYWQEGDNPVFRWENGKEMKIEDNKYEGRFQVFTHEFSAGNISIRLENISLEDDQKTFFSYVKFYDEEKKVLKQSEERCRSKLQVSGLISEQLLSAAVGGSVLIPCSLPGNPLSFYWQEDQSSDQLCHWDNGKTLPACDKYKGRFQVFNSEFSSGNISIRLDNISPEDDQKTFVAFVKFDKQMPPEERCRSRLQVSAPYQDLVLMVKDTTNSATCSARGGYPAAQVSWKGLNRSSDEELDLQDAETFLQLDPTEKTFSFTSSVNVRGLKSVTCIIYNPHSNKTITRTEKIDTGENDKFNVAATVVVLIIPVILIILAGVYWYRGQRAVQDPRNPEPDVPNPQDPVQEEAPAPDQAPAQDPDQPNQPPVDSNAKEPAQEEAAPDQDQDQARAQDPDQPNQSPVDPNNQDGAQAEGEAADAPEDTVLISEDRAAFHRRTRMSEGTADRDTCEDAAASPEKEKLLKKENGTEDRASD
- the LOC119025577 gene encoding uncharacterized protein LOC119025577 isoform X9, which translates into the protein MFVRQTQSFCTGTHLLLVKLVCFFNFSFHVIGLLGFINSLSLTNVFSFLAHITGLISEQLLRAAVGGSVLIPCSLPGYPLSLNWFYWQEGDNPVFRWENGKEMKIEDNKYEGRFQVFTHEFSAGNISIRLENISLEDDQKTFFSYVKFYDEEKKVLKQSEERCRSKLQVSGLISEQLLSAAVGGSVLIPCSLPGNPLSFYWQEDQSSDQLCHWDNGKTLPACDKYKGRFQVFNSEFSSGNISIRLDNISPEDDQKTFVAFVKFDKQMPPEERCRSRLQVSAPYQDLVLMVKDTTNSATCSARGGYPAAQVSWKGLNRSSDEELDLQDAETFLQLDPTEKTFSFTSSVNVRGLKSVTCIIYNPHSNKTITRTEKIDTGENDKFNVAATVVVLIIPVILIILAGVYWYRGQRAVQDPRNPEPDVPNPQDPVQEEAPAPDQAPAQDPDQPNQPPVDSNAKEPAQEEAPDQDQDQARAQDPDQPNQSPVDPNNQDGAQAEADAPEDTVLISEDRAAFHRRTRMSEGTADRDTCEDAAASPEKEKLLKKENGTEDRASD
- the LOC119025577 gene encoding uncharacterized protein LOC119025577 isoform X6, with the protein product MFVRQTQSFCTGTHLLLVKLVCFFNFSFHVIGLLGFINSLSLTNVFSFLAHITGLISEQLLRAAVGGSVLIPCSLPGYPLSLNWFYWQEGDNPVFRWENGKEMKIEDNKYEGRFQVFTHEFSAGNISIRLENISLEDDQKTFFSYVKFYDEEKKVLKQSEERCRSKLQVSGLISEQLLSAAVGGSVLIPCSLPGNPLSFYWQEDQSSDQLCHWDNGKTLPACDKYKGRFQVFNSEFSSGNISIRLDNISPEDDQKTFVAFVKFDKQMPPEERCRSRLQVSAPYQDLVLMVKDTTNSATCSARGGYPAAQVSWKGLNRSSDEELDLQDAETFLQLDPTEKTFSFTSSVNVRGLKSVTCIIYNPHSNKTITRTEKIDTGENDKFNVAATVVVLIIPVILIILAGVYWYRGQRAVQDPRNPEPDVPNPQDPVQEEAPAPDQAPAQDPDQPNQPPVDSNAKEPAQEEAPDQDQDQARAQDPDQPNQSPVDPNNQDGAQAEGEADAPEDTVLISEDRAAFHRRTRMSEGTADRDTCEDAAASPEKEKLLKKENGTEDRASD
- the LOC119025577 gene encoding uncharacterized protein LOC119025577 isoform X4; translated protein: MFVRQTQSFCTGTHLLLVKLVCFFNFSFHVIGLLGFINSLSLTNVFSFLAHITGLISEQLLRAAVGGSVLIPCSLPGYPLSLNWFYWQEGDNPVFRWENGKEMKIEDNKYEGRFQVFTHEFSAGNISIRLENISLEDDQKTFFSYVKFYDEEKKVLKQSEERCRSKLQVSGLISEQLLSAAVGGSVLIPCSLPGNPLSFYWQEDQSSDQLCHWDNGKTLPACDKYKGRFQVFNSEFSSGNISIRLDNISPEDDQKTFVAFVKFDKQMPPEERCRSRLQVSAPYQDLVLMVKDTTNSATCSARGGYPAAQVSWKGLNRSSDEELDLQDAETFLQLDPTEKTFSFTSSVNVRGLKSVTCIIYNPHSNKTITRTEKIDTGENDKFNVAATVVVLIIPVILIILAGVYWYRGQRAVQDPRNPEPDVPNPQDPVQEEAPAPDQAPAQDPDQPNQPPVDSNAKEPAQEEAPDQDQDQARAQDPDQPNQSPVDPNNQDGAQAEGEAADAPEDTVLISEDRAAFHRRTRMSEGTADRDTCEDAAASPEKEKLLKKENGTEDRASD
- the LOC119025577 gene encoding uncharacterized protein LOC119025577 isoform X1 → MFVRQTQSFCTGTHLLLVKLVCFFNFSFHVIGLLGFINSLSLTNVFSFLAHITGLISEQLLRAAVGGSVLIPCSLPGYPLSLNWFYWQEGDNPVFRWENGKEMKIEDNKYEGRFQVFTHEFSAGNISIRLENISLEDDQKTFFSYVKFYDEEKKVLKQSEERCRSKLQVSGLISEQLLSAAVGGSVLIPCSLPGNPLSFYWQEDQSSDQLCHWDNGKTLPACDKYKGRFQVFNSEFSSGNISIRLDNISPEDDQKTFVAFVKFDKQMPPEERCRSRLQVSAPYQDLVLMVKDTTNSATCSARGGYPAAQVSWKGLNRSSDEELDLQDAETFLQLDPTEKTFSFTSSVNVRGLKSVTCIIYNPHSNKTITRTEKIDTGENDKFNVAATVVVLIIPVILIILAGVYWYRGQRAVQDPRNPEPDVPNPQDPVQEEAPAPDQAPAQDPDQPNQPPVDSNAKEPAQEEAAPDQDQDQARAQDPDQPNQSPVDPNNQDGAQAEGEDAIVAEPAQDPVQEADAPEDTVLISEDRAAFHRRTRMSEGTADRDTCEDAAASPEKEKLLKKENGTEDRASD
- the LOC119025577 gene encoding uncharacterized protein LOC119025577 isoform X2 gives rise to the protein MFVRQTQSFCTGTHLLLVKLVCFFNFSFHVIGLLGFINSLSLTNVFSFLAHITGLISEQLLRAAVGGSVLIPCSLPGYPLSLNWFYWQEGDNPVFRWENGKEMKIEDNKYEGRFQVFTHEFSAGNISIRLENISLEDDQKTFFSYVKFYDEEKKVLKQSEERCRSKLQVSGLISEQLLSAAVGGSVLIPCSLPGNPLSFYWQEDQSSDQLCHWDNGKTLPACDKYKGRFQVFNSEFSSGNISIRLDNISPEDDQKTFVAFVKFDKQMPPEERCRSRLQVSAPYQDLVLMVKDTTNSATCSARGGYPAAQVSWKGLNRSSDEELDLQDAETFLQLDPTEKTFSFTSSVNVRGLKSVTCIIYNPHSNKTITRTEKIDTGENDKFNVAATVVVLIIPVILIILAGVYWYRGQRAVQDPRNPEPDVPNPQDPVQEEAPAPDQAPAQDPDQPNQPPVDSNAKEPAQEEAAPDQDQDQARAQDPDQPNQSPVDPNNQDGAQAEDAIVAEPAQDPVQEADAPEDTVLISEDRAAFHRRTRMSEGTADRDTCEDAAASPEKEKLLKKENGTEDRASD
- the LOC119025577 gene encoding uncharacterized protein LOC119025577 isoform X8; protein product: MFVRQTQSFCTGTHLLLVKLVCFFNFSFHVIGLLGFINSLSLTNVFSFLAHITGLISEQLLRAAVGGSVLIPCSLPGYPLSLNWFYWQEGDNPVFRWENGKEMKIEDNKYEGRFQVFTHEFSAGNISIRLENISLEDDQKTFFSYVKFYDEEKKVLKQSEERCRSKLQVSGLISEQLLSAAVGGSVLIPCSLPGNPLSFYWQEDQSSDQLCHWDNGKTLPACDKYKGRFQVFNSEFSSGNISIRLDNISPEDDQKTFVAFVKFDKQMPPEERCRSRLQVSAPYQDLVLMVKDTTNSATCSARGGYPAAQVSWKGLNRSSDEELDLQDAETFLQLDPTEKTFSFTSSVNVRGLKSVTCIIYNPHSNKTITRTEKIDTGENDKFNVAATVVVLIIPVILIILAGVYWYRGQRAVQDPRNPEPDVPNPQDPVQEEAPAPDQAPAQDPDQPNQPPVDSNAKEPAQEEAAPDQDQDQARAQDPDQPNQSPVDPNNQDGAQAEADAPEDTVLISEDRAAFHRRTRMSEGTADRDTCEDAAASPEKEKLLKKENGTEDRASD
- the LOC119025577 gene encoding uncharacterized protein LOC119025577 isoform X7; amino-acid sequence: MFVRQTQSFCTGTHLLLVKLVCFFNFSFHVIGLLGFINSLSLTNVFSFLAHITGLISEQLLRAAVGGSVLIPCSLPGYPLSLNWFYWQEGDNPVFRWENGKEMKIEDNKYEGRFQVFTHEFSAGNISIRLENISLEDDQKTFFSYVKFYDEEKKVLKQSEERCRSKLQVSGLISEQLLSAAVGGSVLIPCSLPGNPLSFYWQEDQSSDQLCHWDNGKTLPACDKYKGRFQVFNSEFSSGNISIRLDNISPEDDQKTFVAFVKFDKQMPPEERCRSRLQVSAPYQDLVLMVKDTTNSATCSARGGYPAAQVSWKGLNRSSDEELDLQDAETFLQLDPTEKTFSFTSSVNVRGLKSVTCIIYNPHSNKTITRTEKIDTGENDKFNVAATVVVLIIPVILIILAGVYWYRGQRAVQDPRNPEPDVPNPQDPVQEEAPAPDQAPAQDPDQPNQPPVDSNAKEPAQEEAAPDQDQDQARAQDPDQPNQSPVDPNNQDGAQAEAADAPEDTVLISEDRAAFHRRTRMSEGTADRDTCEDAAASPEKEKLLKKENGTEDRASD
- the LOC119025577 gene encoding uncharacterized protein LOC119025577 isoform X5 codes for the protein MFVRQTQSFCTGTHLLLVKLVCFFNFSFHVIGLLGFINSLSLTNVFSFLAHITGLISEQLLRAAVGGSVLIPCSLPGYPLSLNWFYWQEGDNPVFRWENGKEMKIEDNKYEGRFQVFTHEFSAGNISIRLENISLEDDQKTFFSYVKFYDEEKKVLKQSEERCRSKLQVSGLISEQLLSAAVGGSVLIPCSLPGNPLSFYWQEDQSSDQLCHWDNGKTLPACDKYKGRFQVFNSEFSSGNISIRLDNISPEDDQKTFVAFVKFDKQMPPEERCRSRLQVSAPYQDLVLMVKDTTNSATCSARGGYPAAQVSWKGLNRSSDEELDLQDAETFLQLDPTEKTFSFTSSVNVRGLKSVTCIIYNPHSNKTITRTEKIDTGENDKFNVAATVVVLIIPVILIILAGVYWYRGQRAVQDPRNPEPDVPNPQDPVQEEAPAPDQAPAQDPDQPNQPPVDSNAKEPAQEEAAPDQDQDQARAQDPDQPNQSPVDPNNQDGAQAEGEADAPEDTVLISEDRAAFHRRTRMSEGTADRDTCEDAAASPEKEKLLKKENGTEDRASD